One Mycoplasmopsis caviae DNA segment encodes these proteins:
- a CDS encoding 5'-3' exonuclease translates to MKKDKFLLIDGNYLLFSSFYASYNQYNPESTMRSPQGITTNGVHVFLITLSKLLAYFKPKYLFIAFDAFGKTKRHQSYQDYKAGRMKAPTIIFEQFKTIKEILTKLNIKWFEKSGDEADDLIATLAQSQGCLNLIFSKDKDLLQLVNGNTCVVKTVKEGFKIHYELETIDNFEYIYGIKPNQIPDFKGLAGDSSDNLKGVSGIGEKGAIKLINEYGSLENIYQNIDQIKGKTKDKLTIDKEQAYMCKSLATLNLNVEMDKNLSTYLLNFDWDKGIEQMQYYGLNRCAELFEKLK, encoded by the coding sequence ATGAAAAAAGATAAATTTTTATTAATCGATGGGAATTATTTATTATTCTCTTCATTTTACGCTTCATATAATCAATATAATCCTGAAAGCACAATGCGTTCTCCACAAGGTATTACAACTAATGGAGTTCATGTTTTTTTAATAACATTAAGTAAGTTATTAGCTTATTTTAAACCTAAATATTTATTTATTGCTTTTGATGCTTTTGGAAAAACAAAAAGACACCAAAGTTATCAGGATTATAAAGCCGGTCGAATGAAAGCTCCAACAATCATTTTTGAACAATTTAAAACAATTAAAGAAATTTTAACTAAACTAAATATTAAATGGTTTGAAAAAAGCGGTGATGAAGCTGATGATTTAATTGCAACACTTGCACAAAGTCAAGGATGTTTAAATTTGATTTTTTCAAAAGACAAGGATCTACTACAATTGGTTAATGGTAACACATGTGTTGTTAAAACAGTAAAAGAAGGTTTTAAGATTCATTATGAATTAGAAACCATTGATAATTTTGAATATATTTATGGTATCAAACCTAATCAAATTCCAGATTTTAAAGGACTTGCAGGTGATTCATCAGATAATCTAAAAGGTGTAAGCGGAATTGGTGAAAAAGGAGCAATTAAGTTAATTAATGAATATGGTTCTCTTGAAAATATTTACCAAAATATAGACCAAATTAAAGGAAAAACAAAGGATAAGTTAACTATTGATAAAGAACAAGCATATATGTGCAAAAGTTTAGCAACTCTAAATTTAAATGTTGAAATGGATAAAAACCTTTCAACATATCTTTTAAACTTTGACTGAGATAAAGGAATTGAACAAATGCAATATTATGGTTTAAATAGATGTGCTGAATTATTTGAAAAACTTAAATAA
- the mf1 gene encoding diacylglycerol cholinephosphotransferase Mf1 translates to MNNENILNSQQLKQKEQTLELFWEFKELCDKHNLKYSIAYGTALGAVRENKMIPWDTDIDVFITKETYDFLLKEYPEKFLNNNKRWYMLTFPRFVKSQEDIVIKNQYPVYLDLFILQKSSYKRIKKYNSSFFNKLRCLKSIGWVSYHFRNVFWTWVAKIFIFLFLFWVPKLTIKSSLKQLAAKKNEWQVVYVANCWPLSNPNYYMNSVVPIDDFDNLCEIEFENKRVKIIRNVENHLITTYGSDWRIPKVTKHAIYYGYFEMSNK, encoded by the coding sequence ATGAATAATGAAAATATTTTAAATTCACAACAACTGAAACAAAAAGAACAAACCTTAGAACTCTTTTGAGAATTCAAGGAATTATGTGATAAACATAATTTAAAGTACTCAATTGCGTATGGAACAGCATTAGGTGCAGTACGTGAGAATAAGATGATTCCTTGGGATACTGACATCGATGTCTTTATTACAAAAGAAACCTATGATTTTTTATTAAAAGAGTATCCTGAAAAGTTTTTGAATAATAATAAGCGCTGATATATGTTAACTTTTCCAAGGTTTGTTAAATCACAAGAAGACATTGTCATCAAAAACCAATATCCTGTTTATCTTGACCTATTCATATTACAAAAATCATCATACAAACGAATTAAAAAATATAATTCATCATTTTTTAATAAATTAAGATGCTTAAAATCTATTGGCTGAGTTTCATATCACTTTAGAAATGTATTTTGAACATGAGTAGCAAAGATATTTATCTTTTTATTTTTGTTTTGAGTTCCTAAATTAACAATTAAATCTAGTCTTAAACAACTTGCTGCAAAAAAGAATGAATGGCAAGTAGTTTATGTAGCTAATTGTTGACCGCTTTCAAATCCTAATTATTATATGAATTCAGTTGTTCCTATTGATGACTTTGACAATCTCTGTGAGATTGAATTTGAAAATAAAAGGGTCAAAATTATAAGAAATGTTGAAAATCACTTGATAACAACCTATGGAAGTGATTGAAGAATTCCAAAAGTTACAAAACACGCAATTTATTATGGTTATTTTGAAATGAGTAATAAATAA
- a CDS encoding aminotransferase class V-fold PLP-dependent enzyme: protein MQKVDNAIIFAAGKGTRMSPLTQYTPKPLIKVFGEHMIERNIKFLIESGIKKIYVVVGYLAEQFEFLKEKYPNLTIIKNDSYDVTNNISSLFVSKEFWSNTLYMDGDIYLRENIFPKLIELIKKNKTSIAFSQIYKKHSPEWSYKTDPNNFVKFHELEKDAFNMNVWSGFLYLNKKTSDEVKHKLDVFYEKNKQSYLESFFWTLENKFKHVALDDVEIDELDSFDDLISIDSSYKSHQNTILFTPGPVNNFDEVTSILGESVIHHHSQLFSYYMSETTKLMKEFFKTESGLPLFLTASATGVMEAMALNSVEKGDRVLVIEAGDFGKRMEIILRKILDDSDLCVLSYPDGQTYNLSEVENTIRNNKFKSIFITHHETSTGVLHDIKKISDLIQKYCPETLFLVDTVSSFIHEEIEFDKWKIDAALATSGKGFCVMPGLSCIVLSERMQQVVKKNKNVKFYFDLASYIKYYEEQHSTPYTPASSILIALNASLKVMKNLTLKKMNERRKQIYEYIRSVLVDDLGFKDAVSSNSITHGLLVLNLPNGYDAEILRNSIEYKENIYFELGRAERRHSQIRIGIPNTINMRKAVFLVEKIKEHLEEAKI from the coding sequence ATGCAAAAAGTTGATAATGCTATTATCTTCGCAGCTGGAAAAGGTACTAGAATGAGTCCTTTAACTCAATATACGCCAAAACCATTAATAAAAGTTTTTGGCGAGCATATGATTGAAAGAAACATAAAGTTCCTTATCGAATCTGGTATTAAAAAAATCTATGTAGTTGTTGGATATCTTGCTGAACAATTTGAGTTTTTAAAAGAAAAATATCCTAACTTGACAATTATTAAGAATGACTCATATGATGTAACAAACAATATAAGTTCACTATTTGTATCAAAAGAATTTTGATCTAATACTTTATATATGGATGGCGATATATATTTAAGAGAAAATATTTTTCCTAAATTAATTGAATTAATTAAGAAAAACAAGACATCAATAGCTTTTAGTCAAATATACAAAAAACATTCACCAGAATGGTCATATAAAACCGACCCAAATAATTTTGTCAAGTTTCATGAATTAGAAAAAGATGCATTCAATATGAACGTTTGAAGCGGTTTTCTTTATTTAAATAAAAAAACAAGTGATGAAGTTAAACATAAACTAGATGTCTTTTATGAAAAAAATAAGCAATCTTATCTTGAGAGTTTCTTTTGAACACTTGAAAATAAATTTAAACATGTGGCACTTGATGATGTTGAGATTGATGAACTTGACAGTTTTGATGACTTAATTTCTATTGATTCAAGTTATAAAAGTCACCAAAACACAATTTTATTTACGCCCGGCCCAGTTAATAATTTTGATGAAGTTACTTCAATATTAGGTGAAAGTGTAATTCATCACCATTCTCAACTATTTTCATACTATATGAGCGAAACAACAAAACTTATGAAAGAATTTTTTAAAACTGAAAGCGGACTTCCTCTTTTTTTAACAGCATCTGCTACTGGTGTTATGGAAGCAATGGCTCTTAACAGTGTTGAAAAAGGCGACAGAGTTTTAGTTATTGAAGCTGGAGATTTTGGTAAGAGAATGGAAATCATCCTGAGAAAAATTTTAGATGATTCTGATCTTTGTGTTTTAAGTTATCCAGATGGTCAAACATACAATTTAAGTGAAGTTGAAAACACAATAAGAAATAATAAATTTAAATCAATATTTATAACCCATCATGAAACTTCAACAGGTGTGCTCCACGATATCAAAAAAATTTCTGACTTGATTCAAAAATATTGTCCAGAAACACTATTTTTAGTTGATACTGTAAGCTCATTTATTCATGAAGAAATCGAGTTTGATAAGTGAAAAATCGATGCTGCATTAGCAACAAGTGGTAAGGGATTTTGTGTTATGCCTGGACTAAGTTGCATTGTGCTCTCTGAAAGAATGCAACAAGTTGTTAAGAAAAATAAAAATGTTAAATTCTACTTTGATTTAGCTTCTTATATTAAATACTATGAAGAACAACACTCAACTCCTTATACCCCTGCAAGTTCAATTCTAATTGCACTAAATGCTTCATTAAAAGTTATGAAGAACCTAACTCTAAAGAAAATGAATGAAAGAAGAAAACAAATTTATGAATATATAAGGAGCGTTCTTGTAGATGATTTAGGTTTTAAGGACGCAGTAAGCAGTAACTCAATTACTCATGGTTTATTAGTGTTAAATTTACCTAATGGATATGATGCTGAGATATTAAGAAATTCAATTGAATACAAGGAAAATATTTATTTTGAATTAGGCCGTGCTGAGCGAAGACATAGCCAAATCAGAATTGGAATTCCTAATACAATTAATATGAGAAAAGCAGTGTTTCTTGTTGAGAAAATCAAGGAGCATCTAGAAGAGGCAAAAATTTAA
- a CDS encoding transposase produces MLDYGFSKDAKINNVQVVLGMMIDAYGIPIAYKLFAGNTSDFKTFVPFIKEVKEKLGIENITVIADRGLNSGPNLLELKKMVLSS; encoded by the coding sequence TTGTTAGATTACGGGTTTTCTAAGGATGCAAAAATTAATAATGTACAGGTTGTTCTTGGGATGATGATTGATGCTTATGGAATTCCAATTGCCTACAAATTGTTTGCCGGAAATACAAGTGATTTTAAAACTTTTGTCCCTTTTATAAAGGAAGTTAAGGAAAAATTAGGTATTGAAAATATTACTGTTATTGCAGACAGAGGATTAAACTCTGGTCCTAATCTTTTAGAACTTAAAAAGATGGTTTTGAGTTCATAA
- the mf1 gene encoding diacylglycerol cholinephosphotransferase Mf1: MNKLNEKQLKVYEVIKKFVEICDKHNLKYSAFFGTALGAIRHKGFIPWDDDADFLISKETYEFLKKNYNEYIVDNETQKSPMIFPKFSLENKNSENACFIDLFVTVPTTEKKLKKFNRLTNKIRFAHNFTHRPILKGLWGLKLIKCFLWWTWVTKKITFVDAYNELYEPDSKITHVISFISKKEMKENTYKDIDLLDTIKVDFEDIKINIVKDYEKVFEHNYGKNWRTPIKFRSGEHLGWYDMAKFYRKGKK, from the coding sequence ATGAATAAGTTAAATGAAAAGCAGTTAAAAGTTTATGAAGTAATTAAGAAATTTGTCGAAATATGCGACAAGCACAATTTAAAATATAGTGCTTTTTTCGGGACTGCATTAGGTGCTATTAGGCACAAAGGTTTTATACCTTGAGATGATGATGCTGATTTTTTAATATCAAAAGAAACATATGAATTCCTAAAGAAAAATTACAATGAATATATTGTTGATAATGAAACACAGAAAAGCCCAATGATTTTTCCTAAATTTTCATTAGAAAATAAAAATAGCGAAAATGCCTGTTTTATAGACCTTTTCGTCACTGTACCAACAACTGAAAAGAAACTAAAAAAGTTTAATAGATTAACTAATAAAATAAGGTTTGCCCATAATTTTACACATAGGCCAATCCTAAAAGGACTTTGGGGTCTTAAATTAATTAAATGTTTTTTATGATGAACCTGAGTAACAAAAAAAATAACCTTTGTTGATGCTTATAATGAATTATATGAACCTGATTCAAAAATAACTCATGTAATAAGTTTTATTTCTAAAAAAGAAATGAAAGAAAACACATATAAAGATATTGATCTTCTGGATACCATAAAAGTTGATTTTGAAGATATCAAAATCAACATTGTTAAGGATTATGAAAAAGTTTTTGAACACAATTATGGCAAGAACTGAAGAACGCCAATTAAATTTCGCTCAGGTGAACATCTCGGCTGATATGATATGGCTAAGTTTTATAGAAAGGGTAAAAAATAA